A window of Thermodesulfovibrionales bacterium contains these coding sequences:
- the rnc gene encoding ribonuclease III, protein MPASSLKNFQELENSLGYSFKNRALLMEALTHKSFHNERPEDSPFYNERLEFLGDAVLGLIISEYLFRRFPEEDESRLASLKAYLVKESVLFEIAKGLFLGEYLLLGKGEEHTGGRQKSSILADCLEALIGAVFLDGGLEDARELISRLFRRKFEELTSADLILDPKSELQKLSLERYGKLPEYKIIAEHGAEHKKVFTVNIYINGEFFGTGSGKSKKEAQTEAAKIAIKKMHEKY, encoded by the coding sequence ATGCCTGCCTCATCTTTAAAAAATTTTCAGGAGCTTGAAAATTCCTTAGGTTATTCCTTTAAAAACAGGGCCCTCCTGATGGAGGCCCTTACACATAAATCCTTCCATAACGAAAGACCTGAAGACTCTCCTTTTTATAATGAAAGGCTGGAATTCTTGGGAGATGCTGTTCTCGGTCTTATAATATCAGAATATCTCTTCAGGAGATTTCCTGAAGAGGATGAATCAAGACTGGCGAGCCTCAAGGCCTATCTGGTAAAGGAATCCGTGCTCTTTGAAATAGCAAAAGGACTCTTTCTCGGAGAGTATTTATTACTTGGCAAGGGAGAGGAACATACAGGCGGAAGACAGAAGAGCTCAATACTTGCTGACTGTCTGGAGGCACTGATTGGTGCTGTATTCCTTGATGGTGGTCTAGAAGATGCAAGAGAACTGATATCAAGACTTTTCAGAAGAAAATTTGAAGAATTGACCTCAGCAGATTTAATACTCGATCCAAAATCAGAGCTCCAGAAACTCTCTCTTGAAAGATACGGAAAACTTCCTGAATATAAGATCATAGCAGAGCACGGAGCAGAACATAAAAAGGTTTTTACAGTAAATATATACATTAATGGTGAATTCTTCGGAACAGGTTCTGGAAAAAGTAAGAAAGAGGCACAGACAGAGGCAGCAAAAATAGCGATTAAGAAAATGCATGAAAAATATTAA
- the fabF gene encoding beta-ketoacyl-ACP synthase II: protein MEKRRVVVTGLGLVTPLGIGVSETWEALIQGKSGVGKITLFDASSYPVQIAAEVKNFDPSNYIEQKEIKKMDRFIHFAIAAAEMAMKDSGLKITPENAQRVGVIIGSGMGGLPMIEHYHRTLLEKGHRRISPFFIPMIIINLAAGQVSIRYGAKGPNSSPCTACATGSHSIGDAFRIIQRGEADAMIAGGTEAVITPMGIAGFTAMKALSTRNDEPERASRPFDIDRDGFVMGEGAGIVILEELEHALKRGARIYAEIIGYGMSGDAYHITSPAPEGEGAARCMEAALKDACIKPEEVDYINAHGTSTKYGDELETMAIKKVFGEHAYRLAVSSTKSMTGHLLGAAGGVEAVITILSIYNNLIPPTINLEKPDPVCDLDYVPNKARHREVNCAISNSFGFGGTNACLIFKKFSGA, encoded by the coding sequence ATGGAAAAAAGAAGGGTAGTTGTTACAGGTCTGGGTCTGGTTACACCTCTGGGAATAGGAGTCTCGGAGACATGGGAGGCTCTTATTCAGGGAAAATCTGGTGTTGGTAAAATAACTCTCTTTGATGCATCCAGCTATCCTGTCCAGATTGCTGCTGAGGTAAAGAATTTTGATCCCTCTAATTATATTGAACAGAAAGAGATAAAAAAGATGGACAGGTTCATACACTTTGCTATTGCGGCCGCAGAAATGGCAATGAAGGACTCAGGCCTTAAAATAACTCCTGAGAATGCTCAAAGGGTTGGTGTGATAATAGGTTCTGGTATGGGAGGACTGCCCATGATAGAACATTATCACAGAACCCTCCTTGAGAAGGGGCACAGAAGGATATCTCCTTTCTTTATTCCAATGATTATAATCAACCTGGCTGCAGGACAGGTATCAATAAGATATGGTGCTAAGGGACCGAATTCTTCTCCTTGCACAGCCTGTGCAACAGGAAGCCATTCCATAGGAGATGCCTTCAGGATCATTCAGCGTGGTGAAGCTGATGCCATGATTGCTGGCGGTACAGAGGCCGTAATTACTCCAATGGGTATAGCTGGTTTCACTGCTATGAAAGCCCTTTCAACAAGAAATGATGAACCTGAGAGGGCAAGCAGACCTTTTGATATTGACAGGGATGGCTTTGTGATGGGAGAGGGTGCTGGAATAGTGATTCTTGAAGAGCTCGAACATGCCTTAAAAAGAGGGGCAAGGATATACGCAGAAATCATCGGCTACGGAATGAGCGGTGACGCCTACCATATCACCTCACCTGCTCCCGAAGGAGAGGGTGCGGCTAGATGTATGGAAGCTGCACTTAAGGATGCATGTATAAAGCCTGAAGAAGTTGATTATATTAATGCTCATGGCACATCAACAAAATATGGAGATGAGCTCGAAACCATGGCAATAAAAAAGGTCTTTGGAGAGCATGCCTACAGGCTTGCTGTAAGTTCAACAAAATCCATGACAGGCCATCTGCTTGGAGCAGCAGGTGGAGTCGAGGCAGTAATAACAATACTGAGTATTTATAACAATCTTATCCCTCCAACAATAAATCTTGAAAAACCTGACCCTGTTTGTGACCTTGATTATGTACCCAATAAGGCGAGACATAGAGAGGTTAATTGTGCCATATCCAATTCCTTTGGATTTGGTGGAACAAATGCCTGCCTCATCTTTAAAAAATTTTCAGGAGCTTGA
- the acpP gene encoding acyl carrier protein gives MEEKVKEIIAKQLGVNPADITPESSFVEDLGADSLDTVELVMAFEEAFNIEIPDEDAEKIVKVKDAIEYIKKKTSNA, from the coding sequence ATGGAAGAGAAGGTAAAGGAAATTATAGCAAAACAACTTGGAGTGAATCCTGCTGATATCACTCCTGAGTCTTCCTTTGTAGAGGATCTCGGTGCAGACTCGCTTGACACGGTGGAGCTTGTCATGGCTTTTGAAGAGGCCTTTAATATTGAGATCCCTGATGAAGATGCAGAAAAGATTGTAAAGGTTAAGGATGCAATAGAGTATATTAAGAAAAAAACCTCTAACGCCTGA
- the fabG gene encoding 3-oxoacyl-[acyl-carrier-protein] reductase: MEKEFKDQVAVVTGAARGIGRAIAEALAKKGASVVICDIIAEEAKRTAEEIASNFGVSAYDLSFDVSKSEDVERAFKEIIEKMTRIDILVNNAGITRDALLVRMKEEDWDSVIAINLKSVFLCSREAVKVMSRQRYGRIINIASVVAFMGNPGQANYSASKSGMVGLTKTIAKEYASRNITVNAVAPGFIMTKMTEALPENVKAEMLKAIPLGRFGTVEDVANAVVFLASPLSGYITGQVIHVNGGMYM; encoded by the coding sequence ATGGAAAAGGAATTCAAAGACCAGGTAGCAGTTGTTACAGGTGCTGCAAGAGGTATAGGAAGGGCAATTGCAGAGGCCCTTGCTAAAAAAGGAGCTTCTGTTGTCATATGCGATATCATTGCTGAGGAGGCAAAGAGGACTGCAGAAGAAATAGCTTCTAATTTTGGTGTAAGTGCCTATGACCTTTCATTTGATGTCTCAAAAAGTGAAGATGTGGAAAGGGCATTTAAGGAAATAATTGAAAAAATGACGAGGATTGATATACTTGTAAATAATGCAGGCATTACAAGAGATGCCCTGCTTGTCAGAATGAAGGAGGAAGACTGGGATTCAGTGATTGCAATTAATCTTAAGAGTGTGTTTCTATGCTCAAGAGAGGCTGTAAAGGTCATGTCCCGGCAGAGGTATGGAAGGATAATAAATATAGCCTCCGTGGTTGCCTTTATGGGAAACCCCGGACAGGCTAATTACAGCGCATCAAAGTCCGGTATGGTTGGTCTAACAAAGACTATTGCGAAGGAATATGCAAGCAGAAATATCACAGTCAATGCAGTAGCTCCGGGATTCATTATGACAAAAATGACAGAGGCATTACCTGAAAATGTTAAAGCAGAGATGCTTAAAGCAATACCCCTTGGAAGGTTCGGTACAGTTGAGGATGTGGCCAATGCAGTGGTTTTTCTCGCATCACCTCTTTCAGGATATATAACCGGTCAGGTTATTCATGTTAATGGCGGAATGTATATGTAG